The proteins below are encoded in one region of Picrophilus oshimae DSM 9789:
- a CDS encoding [LysW]-aminoadipate/[LysW]-glutamate kinase, producing MQVIKIGGSLVSEILKNNDIINNFDLNGIIVHGGGNYINEFSKKFGMEQRFVTSPQGIRSRYTDKETLEFFIMVMAYINYKICHILENHGIKTVSISGINNRMAEASRKERLVIINERNRKMVIDGGYTGKINKINYDFLKNLVDSGYTPVVSPVAFSVESPLNVDADKMAANIAAALHAERLLIYTNVDGIYINGEKLSKMDIVSLKSMKIGNGMIQKVMAADIAVSSGVREVFIGNPGNIYQGTVVLNEL from the coding sequence ATGCAGGTAATAAAGATTGGCGGAAGCCTTGTTTCTGAGATCCTTAAAAATAATGATATAATAAATAACTTCGATTTAAATGGAATAATTGTCCATGGTGGTGGCAATTACATAAATGAGTTCTCAAAGAAATTTGGAATGGAGCAGCGCTTCGTAACGTCGCCGCAGGGCATAAGGAGCAGGTACACAGATAAAGAAACCCTTGAGTTCTTCATCATGGTCATGGCCTATATAAATTATAAGATATGCCATATACTTGAAAATCACGGAATAAAAACGGTTTCAATTTCAGGTATAAACAACAGAATGGCAGAGGCTTCAAGAAAGGAAAGGCTTGTTATTATAAATGAAAGGAACAGAAAGATGGTTATCGACGGCGGCTATACAGGAAAAATAAATAAAATAAACTATGATTTTCTTAAAAATCTTGTTGATTCTGGCTATACGCCTGTGGTTTCACCTGTGGCCTTTTCCGTGGAATCTCCACTTAATGTTGATGCTGATAAAATGGCAGCAAACATAGCCGCGGCACTGCATGCCGAGAGGCTGCTAATTTACACAAATGTTGATGGAATATACATAAACGGTGAAAAATTAAGTAAAATGGATATAGTTTCATTAAAATCAATGAAGATAGGCAATGGAATGATTCAAAAGGTTATGGCAGCCGATATAGCCGTCTCCTCCGGTGTAAGGGAGGTTTTTATTGGCAATCCAGGTAATATATATCAAGGAACAGTGGTGTTGAATGAACTATGA
- the lysW/argW gene encoding alpha-aminoadipate/glutamate carrier protein LysW — protein MNGKCKMCGESIEIPDDAIVGELVECGGCGMTYEISAISNGNVSLKSAEHVGEDWGE, from the coding sequence ATGAATGGAAAATGCAAGATGTGTGGTGAGTCAATAGAGATACCTGACGATGCCATTGTCGGTGAGCTTGTTGAGTGCGGCGGCTGCGGTATGACCTATGAGATCAGCGCAATATCAAATGGAAACGTATCATTAAAAAGTGCAGAGCATGTTGGAGAGGACTGGGGAGAATAA
- a CDS encoding CoxG family protein translates to MNISGDFESESDYERCLEFLGDINNIMSCMPLYDISISDKINAKIKIDLSFLNMDSLKSITGRLSFNYIKTGNVVSVNGTGRAAGASIKFKIEIIISSGDKTRIIWNADFDPGIILKLLGSERVYDASRINIENAIKCIKLKMDNL, encoded by the coding sequence TTGAACATCTCTGGTGATTTCGAATCAGAATCGGATTACGAAAGATGCCTGGAATTTCTTGGGGATATAAATAATATAATGTCATGCATGCCATTGTATGATATCAGCATTTCTGATAAAATAAATGCAAAAATAAAGATAGACCTATCATTTTTAAACATGGATTCATTAAAAAGCATAACCGGGAGGTTATCCTTTAATTACATTAAAACAGGGAACGTGGTCTCTGTTAATGGTACGGGCAGGGCTGCAGGGGCCAGCATAAAATTTAAAATAGAGATAATTATCAGTTCAGGCGATAAAACCAGGATAATATGGAATGCGGACTTTGATCCGGGAATTATATTAAAGCTGCTCGGCAGTGAAAGGGTTTATGATGCATCCAGGATTAATATTGAAAATGCAATAAAATGCATAAAATTAAAGATGGATAATCTATGA
- a CDS encoding FAD-dependent oxidoreductase, producing MKILVIGGGAAGMSAASKARRMDRDADITVFEDGPFVSYAECGMPYYLAGYFNDYNDLLHYKIEEFTEKRGINVITNEKIKDVDVKNRIVYSKNRSYEYDKLVIASGASPRIPDEFKDYALSLRSMEDAIRLNDMLKRSRDITIVGAGVLGTELYSLLKKRHHVRLISKHDHVLPYFDDDMSDILKNICDDNIEYNSLPIEISYNGRYKIKTSLGSHESDLVIFATGIEPNTSFIKDGIKKDGYGRIIVDDYLMACDDVYAAGDAVTTKNIVTGLNDYFPLAQVANKMGRIIGVNLFGNRIKFPGSLGTTIINLNDYQVGYTGINERTARKLNIKYDRILIKGESRSKYLHGSDVYTKIIYSEDGRLIGAQVISRENGAWRLNVLATAIYSKMHIDDLFFNDLGYEPEYGPVWDPIVIAGSLGLDKLQGYGK from the coding sequence ATGAAGATACTTGTTATAGGTGGTGGCGCTGCCGGCATGTCCGCGGCATCAAAGGCAAGGCGCATGGACAGGGACGCTGATATAACTGTTTTTGAGGATGGCCCATTTGTGTCATACGCGGAATGCGGGATGCCATACTATCTTGCCGGATATTTTAATGATTACAATGACCTTTTACATTATAAAATCGAGGAATTTACAGAGAAAAGAGGTATAAATGTAATAACAAATGAGAAAATTAAAGACGTTGATGTAAAAAATAGGATTGTTTATTCAAAAAACAGATCATATGAATACGATAAGCTTGTTATAGCCAGCGGTGCATCCCCAAGAATTCCAGATGAGTTTAAAGATTATGCGTTATCATTAAGAAGCATGGAGGATGCAATAAGATTAAATGATATGCTTAAAAGATCCAGGGATATAACAATAGTTGGTGCAGGTGTTCTTGGCACCGAGCTTTACAGCCTACTAAAAAAAAGGCATCATGTTAGACTAATATCAAAGCATGATCACGTTCTGCCCTACTTTGATGATGATATGTCAGATATATTAAAAAACATATGCGATGATAATATAGAATACAATTCATTACCCATTGAAATATCATACAACGGCAGATACAAAATAAAGACCTCTCTTGGTTCACATGAGTCCGACCTTGTAATATTTGCAACAGGCATAGAGCCGAACACATCATTTATAAAAGATGGAATAAAAAAGGATGGTTATGGCAGAATAATCGTTGATGATTATTTAATGGCCTGTGATGATGTATATGCTGCCGGGGATGCTGTTACAACAAAGAACATCGTCACTGGTTTAAATGATTACTTTCCACTGGCCCAGGTTGCAAACAAGATGGGGAGGATCATAGGCGTAAATCTATTTGGCAACAGGATAAAATTTCCCGGGTCCCTTGGGACAACGATAATAAACTTAAATGATTACCAGGTTGGCTACACAGGAATAAATGAAAGAACGGCAAGAAAATTAAACATAAAATATGACAGGATACTTATAAAGGGTGAGAGCCGTTCAAAGTATCTTCATGGCAGTGATGTTTACACAAAGATCATTTACAGTGAGGATGGCAGGCTGATTGGTGCACAGGTAATATCAAGGGAGAATGGTGCGTGGAGATTAAATGTGCTTGCAACTGCAATATATTCAAAAATGCACATAGATGATTTGTTCTTTAATGACCTGGGCTACGAGCCTGAATACGGTCCTGTATGGGATCCAATAGTTATTGCCGGCAGTCTTGGCCTAGATAAACTTCAGGGCTATGGTAAATGA
- a CDS encoding polyprenol monophosphomannose synthase codes for MPDVSVVIPTLNEKNNIIKLIPRLHKQSLNSIYIIDDGSHDGSDEVARSYPGVHFIVRSGKLGLISAEIDGMRATRSDYVVIMDADLSHRPEDIKGMIEKAIKTNADLVIGSRYIDNGETHDEFIRQIISKTANRLFRLSFNLNVHDCTSGFRIYSRRACDFLARQVDIENGYVGQIDILNRLHKNGFKIEEYPVNFVKREDGKSKLKMKEIVNFFLFVFFNGNLVKYFAVAVIVTIAILASFTIALKFI; via the coding sequence ATGCCGGATGTAAGTGTGGTTATACCTACACTAAATGAAAAAAACAATATAATAAAATTAATTCCGAGGCTCCATAAGCAGAGCTTAAACTCAATATATATTATAGATGATGGCTCACATGATGGCAGTGATGAGGTTGCCAGATCATATCCAGGAGTCCATTTCATAGTAAGAAGCGGGAAGCTTGGTTTGATAAGTGCTGAAATTGATGGCATGCGTGCAACAAGATCTGATTATGTTGTTATAATGGATGCTGATCTGTCCCATAGACCTGAGGATATTAAGGGCATGATCGAAAAGGCCATTAAAACAAATGCAGATCTTGTTATCGGATCAAGGTACATAGACAACGGTGAAACACATGATGAATTTATAAGGCAGATAATAAGCAAGACCGCAAACAGGCTTTTTAGACTGTCATTTAATTTAAATGTGCATGACTGCACATCAGGCTTTAGGATATACAGCAGGAGGGCATGCGACTTCCTTGCAAGGCAGGTGGATATAGAAAACGGCTACGTTGGTCAGATAGATATATTAAACAGGCTTCACAAAAACGGGTTTAAAATAGAGGAATACCCTGTTAACTTTGTCAAGAGAGAGGATGGAAAGTCAAAGTTAAAAATGAAGGAGATAGTAAACTTCTTTTTATTCGTGTTCTTTAATGGCAATCTTGTTAAATACTTCGCAGTGGCCGTTATTGTAACAATTGCAATACTTGCATCATTTACCATAGCCCTGAAGTTTATCTAG
- a CDS encoding APC family permease, whose protein sequence is MKRWHGSGVISVPVATAVGLGAIIGAGIFVLSGTAIALAGANALFSFILVGILAVIIAVQFGELGSIMPNAKGASFSYTYNAFGSELGFIIGILLYFSFATAISAIALGFGSYLSSVLLLHGNNYPIMFAILLIFILSIVNIIGIKKAARLDSFLVLIKLLILTVFIISAVLLAHFSGTLNLNNFHGSARQSGVLPVLSASIAVFFAYSGFQSISTITSNVRGGASGAARAIVLSVVISMIFYILVIFALMLMVPASKFVISADPLSFALKYVRAPYSIFILVDAGALMATASATLAMILTSSRVIYQISENKLLPGFFRKYDRKRDVPINGVILSALIGVAMLFSGNIYIIAAISNFGLLISYLVSSLALIHFRRNNKTGSFKTPFYPYITVISIVMLLVFILGMPREVLDIGMILIIILLMLYYFLVEFKRDRVIHEELFK, encoded by the coding sequence ATGAAGAGATGGCATGGCAGTGGAGTTATAAGTGTACCTGTTGCAACTGCTGTGGGCCTTGGCGCAATAATAGGTGCAGGCATATTTGTCCTTAGCGGAACTGCAATAGCACTTGCCGGTGCCAATGCCCTTTTTTCCTTTATCCTTGTTGGCATACTTGCAGTGATTATTGCAGTGCAATTTGGAGAGCTAGGATCGATAATGCCAAACGCAAAGGGCGCATCCTTTTCATATACGTACAATGCCTTTGGAAGTGAGCTTGGGTTCATAATAGGTATACTTTTATATTTCAGCTTTGCAACGGCAATTTCCGCAATAGCCCTGGGCTTTGGTTCCTACCTTTCAAGCGTGCTTTTACTTCATGGTAATAATTATCCAATAATGTTCGCCATTTTATTAATATTTATTTTATCAATTGTAAATATAATTGGAATAAAAAAGGCTGCAAGGCTCGATTCATTTCTTGTCTTGATAAAGCTTTTAATTTTAACAGTATTTATAATATCGGCTGTTTTGCTGGCCCATTTTTCTGGGACATTGAATTTAAACAATTTTCATGGTTCGGCCAGACAATCCGGTGTTTTACCTGTTCTTTCTGCAAGCATAGCTGTATTCTTTGCATACTCAGGATTTCAGTCCATTTCAACAATAACATCAAATGTCAGGGGCGGCGCTTCCGGTGCTGCAAGGGCGATAGTACTATCCGTGGTTATAAGCATGATTTTTTACATCCTGGTCATTTTTGCATTGATGCTGATGGTACCTGCATCAAAATTTGTAATATCGGCTGATCCGCTTTCCTTTGCATTAAAATATGTAAGGGCACCATACAGTATTTTTATACTTGTTGATGCCGGTGCACTTATGGCAACTGCATCGGCAACTCTTGCAATGATACTTACATCCTCAAGGGTGATATATCAAATCTCTGAGAATAAACTTTTACCAGGATTTTTTAGAAAATACGATAGGAAAAGGGATGTGCCAATAAATGGTGTAATTTTATCAGCATTAATAGGTGTTGCAATGCTATTCTCCGGCAATATTTATATTATAGCCGCAATTAGCAATTTTGGGCTTTTAATTTCATACCTTGTTTCATCCCTTGCATTAATACACTTCAGGAGAAACAATAAAACCGGAAGCTTTAAAACACCATTTTACCCATATATCACGGTAATAAGCATAGTTATGCTCCTTGTTTTTATTCTTGGAATGCCAAGGGAGGTTTTGGACATAGGCATGATTTTAATAATAATACTGCTTATGCTCTATTATTTTCTTGTTGAGTTCAAAAGAGACCGTGTTATACATGAGGAGCTTTTTAAATAA
- a CDS encoding nucleotidyltransferase family protein — translation MNYTLIVLASGLSRRFGSNKLLSDLYGMPLIGYTLKNLKGSHADEKIIVFSKSNYYNTEDYKIIINDRPDLGISYSIRLAIDFVKNGLAVFTLADMPFVPGFIIDDFVEKMNFNNKGLGMFFSGELYSPPSAFSRKYFNQIMNLRGDAGGKKIIMENKNDALFYPVEPNVLYDIDTIEDLRKIYNK, via the coding sequence TTGAATTACACGCTCATAGTTCTTGCTTCAGGTCTTTCCAGGCGTTTTGGCTCAAACAAGCTCCTTTCAGATCTTTATGGAATGCCATTAATAGGGTATACATTAAAAAATCTTAAAGGATCACATGCCGATGAAAAGATCATAGTTTTCAGCAAATCAAATTATTATAATACAGAGGATTATAAAATTATTATAAATGACAGGCCGGATCTTGGGATATCATATTCAATAAGGCTTGCAATTGATTTCGTTAAAAACGGGCTTGCAGTCTTTACACTTGCGGATATGCCCTTTGTCCCTGGATTTATAATAGATGACTTTGTGGAAAAAATGAATTTTAATAATAAGGGTCTTGGAATGTTCTTTTCAGGCGAATTATACTCGCCTCCAAGCGCATTTTCAAGAAAATATTTTAATCAGATTATGAATCTCCGCGGTGATGCCGGCGGCAAAAAAATAATAATGGAAAATAAAAATGATGCCCTTTTTTATCCTGTTGAACCAAATGTTCTTTATGACATAGATACAATAGAGGATCTTAGGAAGATTTATAATAAATAG
- the argC gene encoding N-acetyl-gamma-glutamyl-phosphate reductase: MQVGIVGGSGYIAGQLLRMLAFHKDIEIKIVSSKSHAGEKLSRVHPDLLNILDLRFSDMNPVDLASRVDLVFLALPHGTSINYVPDIYEIGTKIIDMSADFRLKDPDLYREWYGFEHNYPDLLEKFVYGMPEFHRNEIKNSRYVSVPGCIASSTIYSVAPFSMLNLDNNIVTVDAKVGSSGSGSGTDSSKNYSERYNSVRAYKPVHHRHTPEIEQEIKYISGKNIKIAMSAHSVNMVRGILTTSNIFIDLDEPDALSQLREFYKNEKFIRLIFDRKSNFRYPDPKTVIGTNFADLSVISDGYIKRIVSIGAIDNMIKGAAGNAIQSMNIMNHFDESEGLLIPAAFPV; encoded by the coding sequence ATGCAGGTTGGCATTGTCGGTGGTTCAGGATACATTGCAGGCCAGTTGCTAAGAATGCTTGCCTTCCATAAAGATATTGAGATAAAAATTGTCTCATCAAAATCCCATGCCGGAGAAAAATTATCAAGGGTCCATCCTGATCTTTTAAATATTTTGGATTTAAGGTTCAGTGATATGAATCCTGTGGATCTTGCCTCCAGGGTTGATCTTGTCTTCCTTGCACTGCCACATGGCACATCAATAAATTATGTGCCTGATATCTATGAGATCGGAACAAAGATTATAGACATGAGTGCTGACTTTAGGCTAAAGGATCCTGATCTTTACAGGGAATGGTACGGGTTTGAACACAATTATCCTGATTTGCTGGAAAAGTTTGTTTACGGCATGCCTGAGTTCCATAGGAACGAGATAAAAAACTCAAGGTATGTATCTGTGCCAGGCTGTATAGCATCATCAACAATTTACAGTGTTGCACCATTTTCCATGCTAAATCTTGATAATAACATTGTTACTGTTGATGCAAAGGTTGGTTCATCAGGTTCAGGTTCAGGCACAGACAGCTCAAAGAATTACTCTGAAAGGTACAATTCTGTCAGGGCCTACAAACCAGTGCACCACAGGCACACACCGGAGATAGAGCAGGAAATAAAGTATATATCAGGTAAAAATATTAAAATAGCAATGTCCGCGCATTCTGTAAACATGGTGCGTGGCATATTAACAACATCTAATATCTTTATCGACCTTGATGAGCCTGATGCCCTTTCACAGCTAAGGGAGTTCTATAAAAACGAGAAATTCATCAGATTAATATTTGACAGGAAAAGCAATTTCAGGTACCCTGATCCAAAGACCGTGATAGGCACAAATTTTGCAGATCTTAGCGTGATAAGTGATGGCTACATAAAAAGAATAGTATCAATTGGCGCAATAGACAACATGATAAAGGGCGCTGCCGGCAATGCCATACAGTCAATGAATATTATGAACCATTTTGACGAGTCAGAGGGTTTGTTAATACCAGCAGCTTTTCCGGTGTGA
- the purE gene encoding 5-(carboxyamino)imidazole ribonucleotide mutase, with protein MKVAVIMGSSSDLETMKPAIETLESFGVEVISKIVSAHRTPDFMYEFAKGALNNGIEVIIAGAGGAAHLPGMVASMTTLPVIGVPVPSRHLNGLDSLLSIVQMPSGVPVATVAIGNAKNAALLALRILSIKYDKIRSYLEKYNNDERNRVLGEKI; from the coding sequence ATGAAGGTAGCGGTTATTATGGGCAGCTCATCTGATCTTGAAACCATGAAACCCGCAATTGAAACCCTTGAATCATTTGGCGTTGAGGTCATATCAAAAATAGTATCGGCGCACAGAACCCCGGATTTTATGTATGAATTTGCAAAAGGTGCATTAAACAATGGCATCGAGGTTATTATAGCAGGTGCAGGAGGTGCCGCGCATCTGCCCGGAATGGTTGCATCCATGACAACATTGCCTGTCATAGGCGTTCCGGTGCCATCGAGGCATCTAAACGGCCTCGATTCATTGCTATCGATAGTGCAGATGCCATCAGGCGTTCCGGTTGCAACCGTTGCAATAGGCAATGCAAAAAATGCGGCATTGCTAGCGCTAAGAATACTGTCAATAAAGTATGATAAGATAAGATCGTATTTAGAAAAATATAATAATGATGAAAGAAACAGGGTTCTTGGTGAAAAGATATGA
- a CDS encoding 5-(carboxyamino)imidazole ribonucleotide synthase yields MKIGIIGSGQLGWMMMLESYNLPVDFYMLDNEPGPASYMARKFFTPDKYKEFVDSCDYITYEFEHVDGRTLEYSEKSNKLRPGLKAIEIKRDRSLEKDFLRSINVPEADYEKADNFNEALKIARDKGNAVIKTCAGGYDGKGQFYVHDSDTSKFEGLDVLGRFIVEDFINYESEASIIAVRSESGEFQFFDPSFNYNKNGILIYNIAPFNDKKSEMQEIAKKIMNNLNYIGVMGIEFYIVNNKVLVNEIAPRVHNTGHHTLKGSSISQFQEHIRAISNMNIIMPELYKPSGIVNILGRGIDDVYNEIMKTADDVYWYRKPEIRRKRKMGHVNITGESYNDVNKRVNDVLNILYRGNLDQFI; encoded by the coding sequence ATGAAGATAGGCATTATTGGTTCAGGTCAGCTTGGCTGGATGATGATGCTCGAATCATATAACTTGCCGGTTGATTTTTACATGCTCGACAATGAGCCGGGACCGGCATCATACATGGCAAGAAAATTTTTCACGCCCGATAAATACAAAGAATTTGTTGATTCATGTGATTATATTACATATGAATTCGAGCACGTTGATGGCAGAACGCTGGAATATTCAGAGAAATCAAATAAATTAAGACCGGGTCTTAAGGCAATAGAAATAAAGAGGGACCGCTCACTTGAAAAGGACTTTTTAAGATCTATAAACGTTCCAGAGGCTGATTATGAAAAGGCAGATAATTTTAATGAAGCATTGAAGATTGCCAGGGACAAGGGCAATGCTGTGATAAAGACCTGTGCCGGTGGCTACGATGGCAAGGGTCAATTCTACGTTCATGATTCTGATACATCCAAATTCGAGGGGCTTGATGTTCTGGGAAGATTTATTGTCGAGGATTTTATAAACTATGAAAGTGAGGCCTCGATAATTGCTGTAAGATCAGAATCAGGTGAATTTCAATTCTTTGACCCGTCCTTTAATTACAACAAAAACGGCATCCTGATTTATAACATTGCGCCTTTTAATGATAAAAAATCAGAGATGCAGGAAATTGCAAAAAAGATCATGAACAATTTAAATTACATAGGTGTAATGGGCATAGAATTCTACATTGTAAATAATAAGGTTCTTGTAAATGAGATCGCCCCAAGGGTTCATAATACCGGTCATCACACATTAAAGGGAAGCTCGATATCACAGTTTCAGGAGCATATAAGGGCAATATCAAATATGAATATAATCATGCCAGAGCTTTACAAACCATCCGGTATAGTTAACATACTTGGCCGGGGTATAGATGATGTTTACAATGAAATAATGAAAACTGCCGATGATGTTTACTGGTACAGAAAACCAGAGATAAGAAGAAAGAGAAAGATGGGGCACGTTAATATAACAGGTGAAAGCTATAATGATGTTAATAAGCGTGTAAACGATGTGCTAAACATTCTTTATAGGGGCAATCTGGATCAGTTTATATAA
- a CDS encoding radical SAM protein, with protein MINISRGIIRIEASGRILSLDADGRMMYYNDGYYTYRRTLMNDVIRMKANKFKILNEREKIDVINEFYDILNNTNEGYLPRIEDGYSFLVNESKKLFNIYNGKIPVVPPDRYHSLYIRITNGCPWNRCTFCSLYKDVKYGFNKYLCDQIKALKDYFKNSMESRTGIFLGDANAIGINKNILFKDIKIIKEHFDMPFYAFSDSFTSPLNTGYGDLINLKNHGFKMIYIGLESASRYVLKFFNKNLSIETTKRYINMIKESGINLGIIIMDIKGDLYKSHVRETSRFIKSLNLDKDDILYISRLIPGFELREYAYYNDVSLTGSNESIEKFIETDARISRYNIREALY; from the coding sequence GTGATAAACATCTCTCGCGGTATAATAAGAATAGAGGCCTCGGGCAGAATACTCTCGCTTGACGCCGATGGCAGGATGATGTATTATAATGATGGTTATTATACCTATAGAAGAACATTAATGAACGATGTTATAAGAATGAAGGCAAACAAATTTAAAATTTTAAATGAAAGGGAAAAAATTGATGTGATTAATGAATTCTATGATATATTAAATAATACAAATGAAGGGTATTTACCAAGGATAGAGGATGGCTACAGTTTCCTGGTAAACGAATCAAAAAAACTTTTTAATATATACAATGGTAAAATCCCTGTGGTTCCACCGGACAGGTATCATTCACTGTATATTAGAATAACCAATGGCTGTCCATGGAACAGGTGCACATTCTGTTCATTGTATAAGGATGTAAAGTACGGTTTTAACAAATATCTGTGCGATCAGATAAAGGCATTAAAGGATTACTTTAAAAATTCAATGGAATCAAGGACAGGAATCTTCCTTGGTGATGCAAATGCCATTGGAATTAATAAAAACATACTTTTTAAGGATATTAAAATTATAAAAGAGCATTTCGACATGCCATTTTATGCATTTTCAGATAGCTTTACAAGCCCGTTAAATACAGGATACGGTGATTTAATAAATCTTAAAAATCATGGTTTTAAAATGATCTATATAGGCCTTGAAAGTGCAAGCAGATACGTTTTAAAATTCTTTAATAAAAATCTGAGTATTGAGACAACCAAGAGATATATAAACATGATAAAGGAGTCTGGAATAAACCTTGGCATCATAATAATGGATATTAAAGGCGATCTTTATAAAAGCCATGTCAGGGAAACATCAAGGTTTATAAAATCATTGAACCTTGATAAGGATGATATTTTATACATATCAAGGTTAATTCCGGGCTTTGAGCTCAGGGAGTACGCCTATTATAACGATGTCAGCCTAACAGGAAGCAACGAGAGTATAGAAAAATTTATAGAAACCGATGCCAGGATTTCAAGATACAATATAAGGGAGGCACTTTATTGA
- a CDS encoding FGGY family carbohydrate kinase produces MIGAVDEGTGSTRFTVYDNEMNTLYSSKRRIRTFHNNRTAEQDPNEIYNKTMINIKDAIKRFHIRAIGVTNQRETSIFWNNEGMPLANAISWQDKRFSSYAKMLKKEYGDLFIKKTGLIPDPYFSAIKIKYLMSRNPLLREKAANGRIKFGTVDSYILYKMLNRHVTDYSNASRTMLFNIKNLEYDDEILKILDIPEKMLPEPMPSDSFFGSWHGIDINAVLGDQNSSLFGHNLIKDDPVKATFGTGTFIMSLTSDLNGSSRLLKTIAWSMENNIKYALEGSIFDSGSFYNWARSTFSGDPVYQNRIVMVPAFSGLGAPYWEPGARTVITGIDYNSTGSELLSAAIQGIGFQVYDILKEIKNRKYMTCDGSGSRNEFLMQFISDLSNIDVITLNEHEITSFGIAAMAGTASGIIKDINKPGIERIYTPSGRDYRYLYKKWRHAVNLSIS; encoded by the coding sequence ATGATAGGTGCAGTTGATGAGGGTACAGGCTCCACAAGATTCACCGTCTATGATAATGAAATGAACACATTATATTCAAGCAAAAGGAGAATAAGAACATTTCATAACAATAGAACGGCAGAACAGGACCCAAATGAAATTTATAACAAAACAATGATAAATATCAAAGATGCCATTAAAAGATTTCATATCAGGGCAATTGGCGTAACAAATCAAAGGGAGACATCAATATTCTGGAACAATGAGGGCATGCCACTGGCAAATGCAATATCATGGCAGGATAAGAGATTTTCCTCATACGCAAAAATGTTAAAAAAGGAATACGGCGATCTTTTTATTAAAAAAACGGGCTTAATACCAGATCCATACTTCAGCGCGATAAAGATAAAATACCTAATGTCAAGAAATCCATTGTTAAGGGAGAAGGCAGCCAATGGCAGGATAAAATTCGGAACGGTTGATTCTTATATATTATACAAGATGCTGAACAGGCATGTTACAGATTACTCAAATGCATCAAGAACAATGCTTTTCAACATAAAAAATCTGGAATACGATGATGAAATCCTAAAAATTCTTGATATACCAGAAAAGATGCTTCCAGAGCCCATGCCATCAGATTCATTCTTTGGTTCATGGCATGGTATTGATATAAACGCTGTTTTAGGCGATCAAAATTCATCACTTTTCGGTCATAATTTAATAAAGGACGATCCGGTAAAGGCCACTTTTGGAACCGGAACATTTATAATGTCATTGACTTCAGATTTAAATGGAAGCAGCAGGCTTTTAAAAACAATAGCATGGTCCATGGAAAATAATATAAAGTATGCACTTGAGGGCTCAATATTTGATTCAGGATCATTTTACAACTGGGCAAGGAGTACATTTTCAGGAGATCCTGTTTATCAGAACAGGATAGTTATGGTTCCTGCATTTTCTGGCCTTGGTGCTCCATACTGGGAACCTGGTGCAAGAACAGTAATAACAGGCATTGACTATAACTCAACCGGTTCTGAGCTGCTTTCTGCAGCAATCCAGGGCATCGGCTTTCAGGTCTATGATATACTAAAGGAGATAAAAAACAGGAAGTACATGACATGCGACGGCTCCGGGTCAAGAAATGAGTTTTTAATGCAGTTCATATCAGATCTATCAAACATCGATGTAATAACATTAAATGAACATGAGATAACATCATTTGGCATAGCTGCAATGGCCGGCACAGCCTCTGGAATTATAAAGGATATAAATAAACCTGGTATAGAAAGAATTTATACGCCATCAGGAAGGGATTACAGATATTTATATAAAAAATGGAGGCATGCCGTTAATTTATCAATATCATAG